One Oryza brachyantha chromosome 3, ObraRS2, whole genome shotgun sequence DNA segment encodes these proteins:
- the LOC102721816 gene encoding ankyrin repeat-containing protein At5g02620, whose translation MDAKNQSGESHQPPQQAEPMDSRKAAQAATRRKKMTKQLTGKRDDTALHGSARAGQLVAVQQTLSGAPPDELRALLSKQNQAGETPLFVAAEYGYVALVSEMIKYHDVATACIKARSGYDALHIAAKQGDVEVVNELLRALPELSMTVDASNTTALNTAATQGHMEVVRLLLEADRSLALIARSNGKTALHSAARNGHVEVVRALMEAEPSIAVRVDKKGQTALHMAAKGTRLDLVDALLAGEPSLLNLADSKGNTALHIAARKARVPIVKRLLELPDTDLKAINRSRETALDTAEKMGNAEAVSVLAEHGVPSARAISPTGGGGGGGNPARELKQQVSDIKHEVHSQLEQTRQTRVRMQGIAKRINKLHEEGLNNAINSTTVVAVLIATVAFAAIFTVPGEYVDADSLSPGQVLGEANISHQTAFIIFFVFDSVALFISLAVVVVQTSVVVIERKAKKQMMAVINKLMWAACVLVSVAFLALSFVVVGKAERWLAVGVTIMGATILVTTIGTMLYWVIAHRIEAKRMRSIKRSSLSRSRSFSASGMSESEWVDEEFKRMYAI comes from the exons ATGGATGCAAAGAACCAATCCGGCGAAAGCCATCAACCGCCGCAGCAGGCTGAGCCGATGGACTCCAGGAAGGCCGCgcaggcggcgacgcggcggaagAAGATGACGAAGCAGCTGACGGGGAAGCGGGACGACACGGCGCTGCACGGgtcggcgcgcgcggggcagCTCGTCGCCGTGCAGCAGACGCTGTCCGGCGCACCGCCGGACGAGCTGCGCGCGCTGCTGTCGAAGCAGAACCAGGCCGGCGAGACGCCGctgttcgtcgccgccgagtaCGGGTACGTGGCCCTGGTGAGCGAGATGATCAAGTACCACGACGTCGCCACCGCCTGCATCAAGGCCCGGAGCGGCTACGACGCTCTCCACATTGCCGCTAAGCAAGGGGATGTAG AGGTGGTGAATGAGTTGCTGCGAGCGCTGCCGGAGCTGTCGATGACGGTGGACGCGTCGAACACGACGGCGCTgaacacggcggcgacgcaggGGCACATGGAGGTGGtgcggctgctgctggagGCGGACCGGAGCTTGGCGCTGATTGCCCGGAGCAACGGAAAGACGGCGCTGCactcggcggcgaggaacgGGCACGTGGAGGTGGTGCGCGCGCTGATGGAGGCGGAGCCCAGCATCGCGGTGCGGGTGGACAAGAAGGGCCAGACGGCGCTGCACATGGCCGCCAAGGGCACCCGCCTCGACCTCGTCGAcgcgctcctcgccggcgagccgtCGCTGCTCAACCTGGCGGACAGCAAGGGCAACACGGCGCTGCACATCGCCGCCCGCAAGGCGCGGGTTCCTATCGTAAAGCGGCTGCTCGAGCTGCCGGACACCGACCTGAAGGCGATCAACCGGTCCCGCGAGACGGCGCTCGACACGGCGGAGAAGATGGGAAACGCCGAGGCGGTGTCGGTGCTGGCGGAGCACGGCGTCCCGTCGGCGCGCGCCATCAGcccgacgggcggcggcggcggcggcggcaacccgGCGCGCGAGCTGAAGCAGCAGGTGAGTGACATCAAGCACGAGGTGCACTCGCAGCTGGAGCAGACGCGGCAGACGCGGGTGCGGATGCAAGGGATCGCGAAGCGCATCAACAAACTCCACGAGGAAGGTCTGAACAACGCGATCAACTCGacgacggtggtggcggtgctgATCGCGACGGTGGCGTTCGCGGCGATCTTCACGGTCCCCGGCGAGTACGTGGACGCGGACAGCCTGTCGCCGGGGCAGGTCCTCGGGGAGGCGAACATATCCCACCAGACGGcgttcatcatcttcttcgtGTTCGACTCGGTGGCGCTGTTCATCTcgctggcggtggtggtggtgcagaCGTCGGTGGTGGTGATCGAGCGGAAGGCCAAGAAGCAGATGATGGCGGTGATCAACAAGCTGATGTGGGCGGCGTGCGTGCTCGTGAGCGTGGCGTTCCTGGCGCTGTCGTTCGTCGTGGTGGGGAAGGCGGAGCGGTGGCTGGCCGTCGGCGTGACCATCATGGGCGCCACCATCCTCGTCACCACCATCGGCACCATGCTCTACTGGGTGATCGCCCACCGGATCGAGGCCAAGCGCATGCGCAGCATCAAGCGCTCCTCGCTCAGCCGCTCCCGCTCCTTCTCGGCCTCCGGCATGTCCGAGTCCGAGTGGGTCGACGAGGAGTTCAAGCGGATGTACGCCATCTGA
- the LOC102722097 gene encoding uncharacterized protein LOC102722097, giving the protein MCPRATAQHGGAAMARAAAAQCFVEEEYIDLDLSSCRGLEFRVCRSAAAPCGDETLCRGRLHRAVPRSGAKQQQEADAGGGGCGGGGRRSTATVAPWQQPHGGGAGVRNAHPARLQQPDGATGRRKKAAGTVHAKLQASRAFFRSLFARTSCSDEQCHGVGVRATRSRTATSPVGIKNGGAAGAAKPAPFGQIRSSYGSCSGRAAAPTTLRSSIEQEKLMDEEEHAASVRQRKSFSGVIKWRPAPPPPPSEPTAASSRPRPPPSSTSRRSSACDPPLKRCSSARSESEGLIQGAIAYCKRSQQQLVLARKSVSDAALCSLQFQTQL; this is encoded by the coding sequence ATGTGCCCAAGAGCGACGGCGCAGCACGGGGGCGCTGCAATGGCGAGAGCAGCTGCTGCTCAGTGCTTTGTGGAGGAGGAGTATATCGACCTGGATCTCAGTTCTTGCCGGGGGCTCGAGTTCCGGGTGTgccggagcgcggcggcgccctgcGGGGATGAGACGCTCTGCAGGGGAAGGCTGCACAGGGCCGTGCCGAGGTCGGGGgccaagcagcagcaggaagctgatgcgggcggaggcggctgtggcggcggtggcaggaGGAGCACCGCGACGGTTGCGCCGTGGCAGCAGCCgcatggtggtggtgcgggGGTGCGTAATGCGCATCCGGCGAGGCTGCAGCAACCGGATGGCGCCACCGGCCGGCGCAAGAAGGCCGCCGGGACCGTGCACGCGAAGCTGCAGGCGTCGCGGGCCTTCTTCCGGTCCCTGTTCGCGAGGACCTCGTGCTCCGACGAGCAATGCCACGGCGTCGGCGTCCGGGCCACCAGGAGCAGGACGGCCACGTCGCCTGTCGGAATCAAGAACGGCGGAGCTGCCGGGGCCGCCAAGCCGGCGCCGTTTGGCCAAATCAGGAGCAGCTACGGCAGCTGCAgcggcagggcggcggcgccgaccacCCTGAGGAGCAGCATTGAGCAGGAGAAGCTCatggacgaggaggagcacgCGGCCAGCGTCCGCCAACGGAAGTCCTTCTCCGGCGTGATCAAGTGGcgtccagcgccgccgccgccgccgtcggaacCGACGGCCGCATCATcgaggccgcggccgccgccatcctcgaCGTCGAGGAGGAGCTCAGCCTGCGACCCGCCGCTGAAGAGATGCAGCAGCGCCCGGTCCGAGTCGGAGGGGCTCATCCAGGGCGCCATCGCCTACTGCAAGCGctcgcagcagcagctcgtGCTCGCCCGGAAGAGCGTCAGCGACGCCGCCCTCTGCTCCCTGCAATTCCAAACTCAGCTCTAG